A region of the Cannabis sativa cultivar Pink pepper isolate KNU-18-1 chromosome 3, ASM2916894v1, whole genome shotgun sequence genome:
acgagttctaaatcgtgagtagggtacctctgctcgtactcctttaactgccgagaagcataagctattaccctcctAGCCTGCATAAGCGCACAgtcgagaccctgtctcgaggcatcacaaaataccacaaacttttccttatctgaaggaagagttagtacaggagcggtaatcaagcatTGCTTTAACTctaggaaacttttctcacaccgatctgtccaaacaaacttcaggttctttcgggtcagccccgttaagggtacagcaatctttgaaaaaccctcaacaaACGGGcaataatacccagctaatcccgtAAAAGCTCCTAACTTCAAGAATCGATTTTGGTGTTGGCCGATCCCGAACAAACTTCAATTTTagccggatccaccatgatcccatctttatctacTACGTGCCCCAAGAAAGAGACAcaagataaccagaattcaccaAGATGTCATCGACTAACACGATCACACATCTGATTATGTAATCCTAGAACATCCGATTCATATAATCCATATCAAATATAATATGCAACCTTGGCTCATCATTCACCCTAATGGAAATATTGCATTTTGAATATTCTAGATATGATTTGAAAGAGGATCCTTTACCTTGACAGCCACCTCAATTTCCCTGAAGCTTTCTAATACTCCCTGATGTTccggaagcctcagccttccaTTTGTGATTagggttgccactgtcggtccccttactgacattaccactAGCAGGAGGATTCGATGCCGTGGCGGCATCCTTTGCAGTCTGCTCTTTTGCTACATGTTGCTCAGCCTCCTTAGCAATCAAGGCTAGCTCTACCACTTTCTTATATAAAGCGTCATGTGAcgtggtaatcttcaagtcccgactgattGTGGCATTCAATCCTCTCACATATTTCTGTTTCCTAGTGAAATCTGTgggcaccagatcaccagcaaacTTAGATAACCGGTCAAATTCCAGGGTGTATTCGGCCACTGACATCTTTCCCTGAGTAAGCTTCACAAAGTCTTCCATGTGTGAACTTCTCATAGCGATGTAGTAAAACTTTTCCTCAAACAAACTtttaaattcttcccaggtcattatACTGACATCCCGGGTTTGGCCCACGATatcccaccagacgcgggcatgatctgGTAACATGAAGGCTGCACAGTTCACTCTTTCAGTTCCCGTCACTACCATATTATCCAGGATACGGGTAATAGTGCTcatccactgctcggccttAATTATATCAAAACCTCCCAGAAAAttcggaggttgcagcttcacgaaCTGCTCAAATACCGAGTCCCTATGCGGCATAACAAAcccctggttacccaccactggcataggtgctggtggtaacactTGATCAACAGGGGCAGGCAGTGCCGGTTGCTTTAATCGtcgcaactcttcttcttgacaaaGTATGACACTTCACATTTCTTTAAACATCTGCTGCTattcagcaggaggattagcattaccaACCCCCGCATTATCCCCTGGATCCTAcggaggtggaggcggtgcCGGTGGATTGGTTTGGGCAGCCccaggctctacttgctcgccctgtggtctagatgattgcggagggtccattactagtacccatgtaatcaacaaccccagcgaattaagcaccaataccacacttacgcacttatttccttaaaccctaactcaactatttaccccatacaaatatttattaatcaaatagcatttaaagcatggcatcacataacacatacatactttagatgcttgcatactgcctaaaatggaaagcggtaaacagatgatcacacatacagtcaagtatttactctcaatacttactgcaccatgagtcgagcttctctctgacgacgaatgtacatgttcaaatTTGGCCTACggggaagtttaaaaaccttggcgctctgataccaaattgtaacgccctaaataattaggcacgctacccaaaaagcttatgaaaccctaatcccctaatcgggattactaattaaaatagcgcagaatttaaacttttatattaatcagaatgaaaataaacttttaatatatttaaacttttcaaaatagttgggatcccaaaaataattacaaacttattacaagtcttttctttctagccgacctaagcggcaaaacagaattcaaaagttcaacactgatagacccttaacccgcttggtctgatatggcttgaacatgtacattcttcgttttgctcctcaaactcatggttgatcagccactgacttaccctttcctgcacagtagagcacccgtgagccaagcccaacaaaacagtataaatcataacaaatataatatgctcatcatgctatttaaacagtaatgccattcatatatgtctgtgtgtcacagacctgcatgtcacactcacatgcctatttatgtctacgtggcgtaggcctatgtgttgcgctcacacatctatatatatctacgtggcgtagacctacgtgttgctctcacacgtctaattacaataaggccttagaatagttcatctcggcTCTAGAtaccgagtccaacttgattatgccttgacacataacccttaatctcaatatgtaACACATAATTATTAGTGTCACcacactatttgtctatttgctatagacctgcatgttacgctcacatgcctatttatgtctacgtggcgtagacctacgtgttgctctcacacgtctatatacaataaggcctcagtagggtttacctcggttctgattaccgagcctaacctagttatgccttgctcgcataaccctattcatgtatatacgtaatccatgtattacgttctttcggtggtttatcctggtgataCATACCAGGTCTAATCCAGTTATGTCTTAAACACATAACTTCTAACATACATGCGTGTATTcaatatttactacaacatatataattttagggtaataaccctaacttgcatACTATGTAATCACGCATATAATACATTTCTATATACTTAGATGACATTTACTAAGATTATCAACCCTGACTCATGCTTTCACTGGACTcataatattctagggtaataaccctagaccgcattaaaattaaactcaaggtactagcttaccgagtctagtttaattatgccttaagcgcataattcataattccaatatatagatatatccgacatggcatagtattacacaacatatatcactagggtaataaccctaggctattaaaccgctcatgttagggtaataaccctaatcctggttgcaattactcacatatatcacaTTCAACATAAGTGCCACcacgcatactctacgtgcaaactactgtcttacctgttgtcccgcaataacagagattccaaacccctgggtgctcctgatcaggtgccggtaatcctagtcacacaatccgggattttacaaatagggttaatccccaatttcactttcacaaaatataaacatggcattcaaaacacagataatcaaatagagctcggaacgagctttccaacgatataaagaacgtcccaaacggagtcccgagtcaaaagttatggccaaaacaaaattgagaaaaacaGAATTTCTCACTGCCAAATCCAGTCGCGACGGCCGAAAATCCCGTCGCGACGACTGGGTTTAGAACACCCCAAAACTCCATTTTTAAGGTCTTAAAATGCCAACCTTTCCTAGATTTCGAACCCCAACCAAACATAgggtaaaaatacaaaattcatgCATTAATCCTTAACCAAAATCAGATTTaatcaatataaaaattaacctcCAAACATTGAGCTAAATTTCCCACTAATTCAAGCTCAAACCTTGAATCTTTAAATTCAAACACAAGCTCAAGAAGAACATACAATTCAGAGCTGCATAAGATAATGGAAACACCAAAACAAACTCTAATAATCCCACACAACATTCAAGTTGCAATCCATATGGTCTCAATAGCTCAAACACATTAAAAATTACCAATATCACCACTAATTCACCAACATGCATCAAATCTCTAATGAACATCAAGAACATCAAACCTAAAGTCAAAAAATATTCACATACCAGAATTTAATCATTAAACAAAAAGGATCAAGAAGTTTTACCACAAATTTCTAAGCTCCAAGCACCAAAATCACCCAAACTccttaacttttctccaatcCAAgccttaatttcaaagttgtaaaatattgaagatgataaagagagaggaagagggGGTCGGgttaaggagagagagagaacccAGAATTTCTAATTTCATTTCCTCAAAATTCAGCTTTTATTAAAGTAAATCAAAtaaggtcaaaagaccattttgcccctaaggCCAATTTTCACCTATTCACACATACAAGGGCATTCTAGTGAATTCATActcaattattttcaaataaaaattcagattatcacccataaataataatgccaaataaatcaatccaatttatatttcgggcccgaacccggttcggcccgaaatacccggttgtgactataccgcgccaacctgtcagaacacccctgaaaagacaacacagtcATACTACATGataatatagttccattaagcacgtaattaaattaatttcatcattttacccttctcgggtcataattactaaaatgcccctggctcaccaacagggtcttaacatataattaatcaaattaattcacatatactgaattatataataatataattcctcaattattcataattatctaattagggttttgctaatccattcctTAATTCTAGGGTACTACAGGAAATGTCCTCATCTCAGCTGCAAGTGCCTCTCATGACTTACCAACATGACCTTGAAGATATATATTCAACTTTTATCATTATTCTAGATATTTATTTTGGAATATAATTTTTGTTATCATTTTGTATTTTAAACCTAACCCGTCCATAGTTACAGAAAGGTGCTTCTGAGGTTAagagattttaaaatttaactgtGTTCTAGATGAAAACCTATATAAGGGGAATGGAGTCACTTGTAAAGGGACCCAAATTTTGATTATCACAAAATTATTCTCTTGAGCTCTCACTCTATCATTCTAATAACTCACTTATGGATTGAACTCTTGGAGAACATAACTCTGGAGAACCCTCCTCAAGTATTGGGATCAATAACACTCCAAGTGGACTAGCCTATTACTGCTGAAAATGGGTGAACCACTATAAATCTGTATTCATCTTTGTCAAAAATTTATTTCACAAAGCAGTGTACTTTAATTTACAATTGCTCGTGTTCATCTTGTTTGATTACAATATTCTTAAATCCTTTGACGAAAAACCGCGTCAACACTAACCAAAGGGAAAACTCTTGGTCAACCACCTAAGATTTAGTTCACATGCCAAAAATCATTTTAGTTTATCCTGAGATTTTTCACACCTTCTTTTACTCCCTaaatataattatgaaaaaGAATTGTAAAAACACTAAAattgttcaaaaaaattaaaataacaacaaaaaaaaaaaattataaaacttatATTATATAGCAAAACCTTG
Encoded here:
- the LOC133036094 gene encoding uncharacterized protein LOC133036094, producing the protein MPVVGNQGFVMPHRDSVFEQFVKLQPPNFLGGFDIIKAEQWMSTITRILDNMVVTGTERVNCAAFMLPDHARVWWDIVGQTRDVSIMTWEEFKSLFEEKFYYIAMRSSHMEDFVKLTQGKMSVAEYTLEFDRLSKFAGDLVPTDFTRKQKYVRGLNATISRDLKITTSHDALYKKVVELALIAKEAEQHVAKEQTAKDAATASNPPASGNVSKGTDSGNPNHKWKAEASGTSGSIRKLQGN